One Mustela nigripes isolate SB6536 chromosome 5, MUSNIG.SB6536, whole genome shotgun sequence DNA segment encodes these proteins:
- the BAG6 gene encoding large proline-rich protein BAG6 isoform X21 — protein sequence MEPSDSTSTTTSMEEPDSLEVLVKTLDSQTRTFIVGAQMNVKEFKEHIAASVSIPSEKQRLIYQGRVLQDDKKLQEYNVGGKVIHLVERAPPQTQLPSGASSGIGSASATHGGGPPPGTRGPGASVHDRNANSYVMVGTFNLPSDGSAVDVHINMEQAPIQSEPRVRLVMAQHMIRDIQTLLSRMECRGGPQAQHSQPPPQTPTVAPEPGALSSQTSEPVESEVPPREPMEAEEVEERAPAQSPELTPSGPAPVGPTPAPETNAPNHPSPAEYVEVLQELQRLESRLQPFLQRYYEVLGTAATTDYNNNQEGREEDQRLINLVGESLRLLGNTFVALSDLRCNLACAPPRHLHVVRPMSHYTTPMVLQQAAIPIQINVGTTVTMTGNGTRPPPAASAEAAPTGPGQASSLAPTSTTVESSTEGVPPPGPAPPPTTSHPRVIRISHQSVEPVVMMHMNIQDSGTQPGGVPSAPTGPLGPPGHGQTLGQQVQGFPTAPTRVVIARPTPPQARPSHPGGPPVSGTLGAGLGTNASLAQMVSGLVGQLLMQPVLVAQGTPGMAPPPAPATASASAGTTNTATTAGPAPGGPAQPPPPQPSAADLQFSQLLGNLLGPAGPGAGGPGMASPTITVAMPGVPAFLQGMTDFLQATQTAPPPPPPPPPAPPAPEQQNMPPPGSPSGGAGSPGGLGLESLSPEFFTSVVQGVLNSLLGSLGARAGSSESIAAFIQRLSGSSNIFEPGADGALGFFGALLSLLCQNFSMVDVVMLLHGHFQPLQRLQPQLRSFFHQHYLGGQEPTPGNIRTATHTLITGLEEYVRESFSLVQVQPGVDIIRTNLEFLQEQFNSIAAHVLHCTDSGFGARLLELCNQGLFECLALNLHCLGGQQMELAAVINGRIRRMSRGVNPSLVSWLTTMMGLRLQVVLEHMPVGPDAILRYVRRVGDPPQPLPEEPMEVQGSERTSPEPQRENASPAPGTTAEEAMSRGPPPAPEGGGSRDERDGASAETEPWAAAVPPEWVPIIQQDIQSQRKVKPQPPLSDAYLSGMPAKRRKLRADIQKRLQEDPNYSPQRFPNAHRAFADDP from the exons ATGGAGCCCAGTGATAGTACCAGTACCACTACTAGTATGGAGGAACCTGACAGCCTGGAGGTGCTGGTGAAGACCTTGGACTCTCAGACTCGGACCTTTATTGTGGGGGCCCAG ATGAATGTAAAGGAGTTTAAAGAGCACATCGCTGCCTCTGTCAGCATTCCGTCTGAGAAACAACGGCTTATTTATCAGGGACGAGTTCTGCAGGATGATAAGAAGCTCCAGGAATACA atgTTGGGGGAAAGGTTATTCACCTCGTGGAACGGGCTCCTCCTCAGACTCAGCTCCCTTCTGGGGCATCTTCTGGGATAGGTTCTGCCTCAGCCACCCATGGTGGAGGACCCCCACCTGGTACTCGGGGGCCTGGGGCCTCTGTTCATGACCGGAATGCCAACAGCTATGTCATGGTTGGAACCTTCAACCTTCCT AGTGACGGCTCTGCTGTGGATGTTCACATCAACATGGAACAGGCCCCGATTCAG AGTGAGCCCCGAGTACGGCTGGTGATGGCTCAGCACATGATCAGGGATATACAGACCTTACTATCCCGGATGGAG TGTCGAGGGGGACCCCAAGCACAGCACAGTCAGCCACCCCCACAGACGCCAACTGTGGCCCCGGAGCCTGGAGCCTTGAGCTCTCAAACATCAGAACCAGTTGAAAGTGAAGTGCCTCCTCGGGAGCCCATGGAGGCGGAAGAAGTGGAGGAGCgtgccccagcccagagcccagaacTCACCCCTTCTGGCCCAGCTCCTGTGGGCCCAACGCCTGCCCCAGAGACAAATGCACCCAA CCATCCTTCCCCAGCGGAGTATGTTGAAGTGCTCCAGGAGCTCCAGCGGCTGGAGAGCCGCCTTCAGCCCTTCCTGCAGCGCTACTACGAGGTTCTGGGCACTGCTGCCACCACGGACTACAACAACAAC CAAGAGGGGCGTGAAGAGGATCAGCGCTTGATTAACTTGGTGGGGGAGAGCCTGCGGCTGCTGGGCAACACCTTCGTGGCGCTGTCGGACCTGCGCTGCAATCTGGCCTGTGCACCCCCGCGACACCTGCACGTGGTCCGGCCCATGTCCCACTACACCACTCCCATGGTGCTCCAGCAGGCAGCCATCCCCATTCAG ATCAACGTGGGAACCACTGTGACCATGACGGGGAATGGGACTCGGCCCCCCCCGGCTGCCAGTGCGGAGGCAGCTCCGACTGGTCCTGGGCAGGCCTCGTCCCTGGCTCCCACTTCTACCACTGTTGAGTCCTCAACCGAGGGGGTTCCCCCGCCAGGGCCAGCTCCCCCACCGACCACCAGCCACCCAAGGGTCATTCGGATTTCCCACCAGAGCGTGGAACCCGTGGTCATGATGCACATGAACATCCAAG ATTCTGGCACACAGCCCGGTGGAGTTCCGAGTGCTCCCACTGGCCCCCTAGGACCCCCTGGTCATGGCCAGACCCTGG GACAGCAGGTGCAAGGCTTTCCGACAGCTCCGACCCGGGTGGTGATCGCCCGGCCCACCCCTCCACAGGCTCGGCCTTCCCATCCTGGGGGGCCCCCTGTCTCGGGTACTCTA ggcgCCGGGCTGGGTACAAATGCCTCCTTGGCCCAGATGGTGAGCGGACTTGTGGGGCAGCTTCTGATGCAGCCTGTTCTCGTGG CTCAGGGGACTCCAGGAATGGCTCCACCTCCGGCCCCTGCCACTGCTTCAGCTAGTGCCGGCACCACCAACACCGCTACCACAGCCGGCCCTGCTCCTGGGGGGCCTGCCCAGCCTCCACCCCCTCAGCCCTCTGCGGCCGACCTGCAGTTCTCTCAGCTCCTGGGGAACCTGCTGGGGCCGGCGGGGCCTGGGGCCGGAGGGCCTGGCATGGCTTCTCCCACCATCACTGTGGCGATGCCTGGCGTCCCCGCCTTTCTGCAGGGCATGACTGACTTTCTGCAG GCAACACAGACGGCGCCTCcgccccctccaccacccccacccgcacccccGGCCCCCGAGCAGCAGAACATGCCCCCACCGGGGTCCCCTTCTGGTGGCGCAGGGAGTCCTGGAGGCCTGGGTCTTGAGAGCCTTTCACCGGAGTTTTTTACCTCCGTGGTGCAGGGTGTTCTGAActccctgctgggctccctgggggCCCGGGCTGGCAGCAGTGAGAGTATCGCCGCTTTCATACAGCGCCTTAGTGGATCCAGCAACATCTTCGAGCCTGGGGCTGATGGGGCCCTCG GATTCTTTGGGGCCCTGCTCTCTCTTCTGTGCCAGAACTTTTCCATGGTGGATGTGGTGATGCTTCTTCATGGCCATTTCCAGCCACTGCAGCGGCTTCAGCCCCAGCTGCGATCCTTTTTCCACCAGCACTACTTGGGTGGCCAAGAGCCCACGCCTGGTAACATACGG ACGGCAACCCACACGTTGATCACGGGGCTGGAAGAATATGTGCGGGAGAGTTTT TCTCTGGTGCAGGTTCAGCCTGGTGTGGACATCATCCGGACAAACCTGGAGTTTCTCCAAGAGCAGTTCAACAGCATTGCCGCTCATGTGCTGCACTGCACAG ACAGTGGATTTGGGGCCCGTTTGTTGGAGCTGTGTAACCAGGGCCTGTTTGAATGCCTGGCCCTCAACCTGCACTGCTTGGGGGGACAGCAGATGGAACTGGCTGCAGTCATCAATGGCCGAATT CGTCGCATGTCTCGTGGGGTGAACCCATCCTTGGTGAGCTGGCTGACCACTATGATGGGACTGAGGCTTCAGGTGGTTCTGGAGCACATGCCCGTGGGCCCTGATGCCATCCTCAGATACGTTCGCAGGGTCGGTGATCCCCCCCAG CCCCTTCCTGAGGAGCCAATGGAAGTTCAGGGATCAGAAAGAACTTCCCCTGAGCCTCAG CGGGAGAATGCTTCCCCGGCCCCGGGCACTACGGCAGAAGAGGCCATGTCCCGAGGGCCACCTCCTGCTCCTGAGGGTGGCGGCTCCCGTGACGAGCGGGATGGAGCTTCAGCTGAGACAGAGCCTTGGGCAGCTGCAGTCCCCCCA gagTGGGTTCCGATTATCCAGCAGGACATTCAGAGCCAGCGGAAGGTGAAGCCGCAACCCCCCCTGAGTGATGCCTACCTCAGTGGTATGCCTGCCAAGAGACGTAAG ctccgGGCTGATATACAAAAGCGACTGCAGGAAGACCCCAACTACAGTCCCCAGCGCTTCCCTAATGCCCACCGGGCCTTTGCTGATGATCCCTAG
- the BAG6 gene encoding large proline-rich protein BAG6 isoform X14, producing MEPSDSTSTTTSMEEPDSLEVLVKTLDSQTRTFIVGAQMNVKEFKEHIAASVSIPSEKQRLIYQGRVLQDDKKLQEYNVGGKVIHLVERAPPQTQLPSGASSGIGSASATHGGGPPPGTRGPGASVHDRNANSYVMVGTFNLPSEPRVRLVMAQHMIRDIQTLLSRMECRGGPQAQHSQPPPQTPTVAPEPGALSSQTSEPVESEVPPREPMEAEEVEERAPAQSPELTPSGPAPVGPTPAPETNAPNHPSPAEYVEVLQELQRLESRLQPFLQRYYEVLGTAATTDYNNNQEGREEDQRLINLVGESLRLLGNTFVALSDLRCNLACAPPRHLHVVRPMSHYTTPMVLQQAAIPIQINVGTTVTMTGNGTRPPPAASAEAAPTGPGQASSLAPTSTTVESSTEGVPPPGPAPPPTTSHPRVIRISHQSVEPVVMMHMNIQDSGTQPGGVPSAPTGPLGPPGHGQTLGQQVQGFPTAPTRVVIARPTPPQARPSHPGGPPVSGTLQGAGLGTNASLAQMVSGLVGQLLMQPVLVAQGTPGMAPPPAPATASASAGTTNTATTAGPAPGGPAQPPPPQPSAADLQFSQLLGNLLGPAGPGAGGPGMASPTITVAMPGVPAFLQGMTDFLQATQTAPPPPPPPPPAPPAPEQQNMPPPGSPSGGAGSPGGLGLESLSPEFFTSVVQGVLNSLLGSLGARAGSSESIAAFIQRLSGSSNIFEPGADGALGFFGALLSLLCQNFSMVDVVMLLHGHFQPLQRLQPQLRSFFHQHYLGGQEPTPGNIRTATHTLITGLEEYVRESFSLVQVQPGVDIIRTNLEFLQEQFNSIAAHVLHCTDSGFGARLLELCNQGLFECLALNLHCLGGQQMELAAVINGRIRRMSRGVNPSLVSWLTTMMGLRLQVVLEHMPVGPDAILRYVRRVGDPPQPLPEEPMEVQGSERTSPEPQRENASPAPGTTAEEAMSRGPPPAPEGGGSRDERDGASAETEPWAAAVPPEWVPIIQQDIQSQRKVKPQPPLSDAYLSGMPAKRRKTMQGEGPQLLLSEAVSRAAKAAGARPLTSPESLSRDLEAPEVQESYRQQLRADIQKRLQEDPNYSPQRFPNAHRAFADDP from the exons ATGGAGCCCAGTGATAGTACCAGTACCACTACTAGTATGGAGGAACCTGACAGCCTGGAGGTGCTGGTGAAGACCTTGGACTCTCAGACTCGGACCTTTATTGTGGGGGCCCAG ATGAATGTAAAGGAGTTTAAAGAGCACATCGCTGCCTCTGTCAGCATTCCGTCTGAGAAACAACGGCTTATTTATCAGGGACGAGTTCTGCAGGATGATAAGAAGCTCCAGGAATACA atgTTGGGGGAAAGGTTATTCACCTCGTGGAACGGGCTCCTCCTCAGACTCAGCTCCCTTCTGGGGCATCTTCTGGGATAGGTTCTGCCTCAGCCACCCATGGTGGAGGACCCCCACCTGGTACTCGGGGGCCTGGGGCCTCTGTTCATGACCGGAATGCCAACAGCTATGTCATGGTTGGAACCTTCAACCTTCCT AGTGAGCCCCGAGTACGGCTGGTGATGGCTCAGCACATGATCAGGGATATACAGACCTTACTATCCCGGATGGAG TGTCGAGGGGGACCCCAAGCACAGCACAGTCAGCCACCCCCACAGACGCCAACTGTGGCCCCGGAGCCTGGAGCCTTGAGCTCTCAAACATCAGAACCAGTTGAAAGTGAAGTGCCTCCTCGGGAGCCCATGGAGGCGGAAGAAGTGGAGGAGCgtgccccagcccagagcccagaacTCACCCCTTCTGGCCCAGCTCCTGTGGGCCCAACGCCTGCCCCAGAGACAAATGCACCCAA CCATCCTTCCCCAGCGGAGTATGTTGAAGTGCTCCAGGAGCTCCAGCGGCTGGAGAGCCGCCTTCAGCCCTTCCTGCAGCGCTACTACGAGGTTCTGGGCACTGCTGCCACCACGGACTACAACAACAAC CAAGAGGGGCGTGAAGAGGATCAGCGCTTGATTAACTTGGTGGGGGAGAGCCTGCGGCTGCTGGGCAACACCTTCGTGGCGCTGTCGGACCTGCGCTGCAATCTGGCCTGTGCACCCCCGCGACACCTGCACGTGGTCCGGCCCATGTCCCACTACACCACTCCCATGGTGCTCCAGCAGGCAGCCATCCCCATTCAG ATCAACGTGGGAACCACTGTGACCATGACGGGGAATGGGACTCGGCCCCCCCCGGCTGCCAGTGCGGAGGCAGCTCCGACTGGTCCTGGGCAGGCCTCGTCCCTGGCTCCCACTTCTACCACTGTTGAGTCCTCAACCGAGGGGGTTCCCCCGCCAGGGCCAGCTCCCCCACCGACCACCAGCCACCCAAGGGTCATTCGGATTTCCCACCAGAGCGTGGAACCCGTGGTCATGATGCACATGAACATCCAAG ATTCTGGCACACAGCCCGGTGGAGTTCCGAGTGCTCCCACTGGCCCCCTAGGACCCCCTGGTCATGGCCAGACCCTGG GACAGCAGGTGCAAGGCTTTCCGACAGCTCCGACCCGGGTGGTGATCGCCCGGCCCACCCCTCCACAGGCTCGGCCTTCCCATCCTGGGGGGCCCCCTGTCTCGGGTACTCTA cagggcgCCGGGCTGGGTACAAATGCCTCCTTGGCCCAGATGGTGAGCGGACTTGTGGGGCAGCTTCTGATGCAGCCTGTTCTCGTGG CTCAGGGGACTCCAGGAATGGCTCCACCTCCGGCCCCTGCCACTGCTTCAGCTAGTGCCGGCACCACCAACACCGCTACCACAGCCGGCCCTGCTCCTGGGGGGCCTGCCCAGCCTCCACCCCCTCAGCCCTCTGCGGCCGACCTGCAGTTCTCTCAGCTCCTGGGGAACCTGCTGGGGCCGGCGGGGCCTGGGGCCGGAGGGCCTGGCATGGCTTCTCCCACCATCACTGTGGCGATGCCTGGCGTCCCCGCCTTTCTGCAGGGCATGACTGACTTTCTGCAG GCAACACAGACGGCGCCTCcgccccctccaccacccccacccgcacccccGGCCCCCGAGCAGCAGAACATGCCCCCACCGGGGTCCCCTTCTGGTGGCGCAGGGAGTCCTGGAGGCCTGGGTCTTGAGAGCCTTTCACCGGAGTTTTTTACCTCCGTGGTGCAGGGTGTTCTGAActccctgctgggctccctgggggCCCGGGCTGGCAGCAGTGAGAGTATCGCCGCTTTCATACAGCGCCTTAGTGGATCCAGCAACATCTTCGAGCCTGGGGCTGATGGGGCCCTCG GATTCTTTGGGGCCCTGCTCTCTCTTCTGTGCCAGAACTTTTCCATGGTGGATGTGGTGATGCTTCTTCATGGCCATTTCCAGCCACTGCAGCGGCTTCAGCCCCAGCTGCGATCCTTTTTCCACCAGCACTACTTGGGTGGCCAAGAGCCCACGCCTGGTAACATACGG ACGGCAACCCACACGTTGATCACGGGGCTGGAAGAATATGTGCGGGAGAGTTTT TCTCTGGTGCAGGTTCAGCCTGGTGTGGACATCATCCGGACAAACCTGGAGTTTCTCCAAGAGCAGTTCAACAGCATTGCCGCTCATGTGCTGCACTGCACAG ACAGTGGATTTGGGGCCCGTTTGTTGGAGCTGTGTAACCAGGGCCTGTTTGAATGCCTGGCCCTCAACCTGCACTGCTTGGGGGGACAGCAGATGGAACTGGCTGCAGTCATCAATGGCCGAATT CGTCGCATGTCTCGTGGGGTGAACCCATCCTTGGTGAGCTGGCTGACCACTATGATGGGACTGAGGCTTCAGGTGGTTCTGGAGCACATGCCCGTGGGCCCTGATGCCATCCTCAGATACGTTCGCAGGGTCGGTGATCCCCCCCAG CCCCTTCCTGAGGAGCCAATGGAAGTTCAGGGATCAGAAAGAACTTCCCCTGAGCCTCAG CGGGAGAATGCTTCCCCGGCCCCGGGCACTACGGCAGAAGAGGCCATGTCCCGAGGGCCACCTCCTGCTCCTGAGGGTGGCGGCTCCCGTGACGAGCGGGATGGAGCTTCAGCTGAGACAGAGCCTTGGGCAGCTGCAGTCCCCCCA gagTGGGTTCCGATTATCCAGCAGGACATTCAGAGCCAGCGGAAGGTGAAGCCGCAACCCCCCCTGAGTGATGCCTACCTCAGTGGTATGCCTGCCAAGAGACGTAAG ACGATGCAGGGTGAGGGCCCCCAGCTGCTTCTCTCAGAGGCCGTGAGCCGGGCAGCTAAGGCAGCCGGAGCTCGGCCCCTGACAAGCCCTGAGAGCCTGAGCCGGGACCTGGAGGCACCAGAGGTTCAGGAGAGCTACAGGCAGCAG ctccgGGCTGATATACAAAAGCGACTGCAGGAAGACCCCAACTACAGTCCCCAGCGCTTCCCTAATGCCCACCGGGCCTTTGCTGATGATCCCTAG
- the BAG6 gene encoding large proline-rich protein BAG6 isoform X18 — protein sequence MEPSDSTSTTTSMEEPDSLEVLVKTLDSQTRTFIVGAQMNVKEFKEHIAASVSIPSEKQRLIYQGRVLQDDKKLQEYNVGGKVIHLVERAPPQTQLPSGASSGIGSASATHGGGPPPGTRGPGASVHDRNANSYVMVGTFNLPSEPRVRLVMAQHMIRDIQTLLSRMECRGGPQAQHSQPPPQTPTVAPEPGALSSQTSEPVESEVPPREPMEAEEVEERAPAQSPELTPSGPAPVGPTPAPETNAPNHPSPAEYVEVLQELQRLESRLQPFLQRYYEVLGTAATTDYNNNQEGREEDQRLINLVGESLRLLGNTFVALSDLRCNLACAPPRHLHVVRPMSHYTTPMVLQQAAIPIQINVGTTVTMTGNGTRPPPAASAEAAPTGPGQASSLAPTSTTVESSTEGVPPPGPAPPPTTSHPRVIRISHQSVEPVVMMHMNIQDSGTQPGGVPSAPTGPLGPPGHGQTLGSTLIQLPSLPPEFMHAVAHQITHQAMVAAVASAAAGQQVQGFPTAPTRVVIARPTPPQARPSHPGGPPVSGTLQGAGLGTNASLAQMVSGLVGQLLMQPVLVAQGTPGMAPPPAPATASASAGTTNTATTAGPAPGGPAQPPPPQPSAADLQFSQLLGNLLGPAGPGAGGPGMASPTITVAMPGVPAFLQGMTDFLQATQTAPPPPPPPPPAPPAPEQQNMPPPGSPSGGAGSPGGLGLESLSPEFFTSVVQGVLNSLLGSLGARAGSSESIAAFIQRLSGSSNIFEPGADGALGFFGALLSLLCQNFSMVDVVMLLHGHFQPLQRLQPQLRSFFHQHYLGGQEPTPGNIRTATHTLITGLEEYVRESFSLVQVQPGVDIIRTNLEFLQEQFNSIAAHVLHCTDSGFGARLLELCNQGLFECLALNLHCLGGQQMELAAVINGRIRRMSRGVNPSLVSWLTTMMGLRLQVVLEHMPVGPDAILRYVRRVGDPPQPLPEEPMEVQGSERTSPEPQRENASPAPGTTAEEAMSRGPPPAPEGGGSRDERDGASAETEPWAAAVPPEWVPIIQQDIQSQRKVKPQPPLSDAYLSGMPAKRRKLRADIQKRLQEDPNYSPQRFPNAHRAFADDP from the exons ATGGAGCCCAGTGATAGTACCAGTACCACTACTAGTATGGAGGAACCTGACAGCCTGGAGGTGCTGGTGAAGACCTTGGACTCTCAGACTCGGACCTTTATTGTGGGGGCCCAG ATGAATGTAAAGGAGTTTAAAGAGCACATCGCTGCCTCTGTCAGCATTCCGTCTGAGAAACAACGGCTTATTTATCAGGGACGAGTTCTGCAGGATGATAAGAAGCTCCAGGAATACA atgTTGGGGGAAAGGTTATTCACCTCGTGGAACGGGCTCCTCCTCAGACTCAGCTCCCTTCTGGGGCATCTTCTGGGATAGGTTCTGCCTCAGCCACCCATGGTGGAGGACCCCCACCTGGTACTCGGGGGCCTGGGGCCTCTGTTCATGACCGGAATGCCAACAGCTATGTCATGGTTGGAACCTTCAACCTTCCT AGTGAGCCCCGAGTACGGCTGGTGATGGCTCAGCACATGATCAGGGATATACAGACCTTACTATCCCGGATGGAG TGTCGAGGGGGACCCCAAGCACAGCACAGTCAGCCACCCCCACAGACGCCAACTGTGGCCCCGGAGCCTGGAGCCTTGAGCTCTCAAACATCAGAACCAGTTGAAAGTGAAGTGCCTCCTCGGGAGCCCATGGAGGCGGAAGAAGTGGAGGAGCgtgccccagcccagagcccagaacTCACCCCTTCTGGCCCAGCTCCTGTGGGCCCAACGCCTGCCCCAGAGACAAATGCACCCAA CCATCCTTCCCCAGCGGAGTATGTTGAAGTGCTCCAGGAGCTCCAGCGGCTGGAGAGCCGCCTTCAGCCCTTCCTGCAGCGCTACTACGAGGTTCTGGGCACTGCTGCCACCACGGACTACAACAACAAC CAAGAGGGGCGTGAAGAGGATCAGCGCTTGATTAACTTGGTGGGGGAGAGCCTGCGGCTGCTGGGCAACACCTTCGTGGCGCTGTCGGACCTGCGCTGCAATCTGGCCTGTGCACCCCCGCGACACCTGCACGTGGTCCGGCCCATGTCCCACTACACCACTCCCATGGTGCTCCAGCAGGCAGCCATCCCCATTCAG ATCAACGTGGGAACCACTGTGACCATGACGGGGAATGGGACTCGGCCCCCCCCGGCTGCCAGTGCGGAGGCAGCTCCGACTGGTCCTGGGCAGGCCTCGTCCCTGGCTCCCACTTCTACCACTGTTGAGTCCTCAACCGAGGGGGTTCCCCCGCCAGGGCCAGCTCCCCCACCGACCACCAGCCACCCAAGGGTCATTCGGATTTCCCACCAGAGCGTGGAACCCGTGGTCATGATGCACATGAACATCCAAG ATTCTGGCACACAGCCCGGTGGAGTTCCGAGTGCTCCCACTGGCCCCCTAGGACCCCCTGGTCATGGCCAGACCCTGG GCTCCACCCTCATCcagctgccctccctgccccctgagTTCATGCACGCCGTCGCCCACCAGATCACTCATCAGGCCATGGTGGCAGCTGTTGCCTCCGCGGCCGCAG GACAGCAGGTGCAAGGCTTTCCGACAGCTCCGACCCGGGTGGTGATCGCCCGGCCCACCCCTCCACAGGCTCGGCCTTCCCATCCTGGGGGGCCCCCTGTCTCGGGTACTCTA cagggcgCCGGGCTGGGTACAAATGCCTCCTTGGCCCAGATGGTGAGCGGACTTGTGGGGCAGCTTCTGATGCAGCCTGTTCTCGTGG CTCAGGGGACTCCAGGAATGGCTCCACCTCCGGCCCCTGCCACTGCTTCAGCTAGTGCCGGCACCACCAACACCGCTACCACAGCCGGCCCTGCTCCTGGGGGGCCTGCCCAGCCTCCACCCCCTCAGCCCTCTGCGGCCGACCTGCAGTTCTCTCAGCTCCTGGGGAACCTGCTGGGGCCGGCGGGGCCTGGGGCCGGAGGGCCTGGCATGGCTTCTCCCACCATCACTGTGGCGATGCCTGGCGTCCCCGCCTTTCTGCAGGGCATGACTGACTTTCTGCAG GCAACACAGACGGCGCCTCcgccccctccaccacccccacccgcacccccGGCCCCCGAGCAGCAGAACATGCCCCCACCGGGGTCCCCTTCTGGTGGCGCAGGGAGTCCTGGAGGCCTGGGTCTTGAGAGCCTTTCACCGGAGTTTTTTACCTCCGTGGTGCAGGGTGTTCTGAActccctgctgggctccctgggggCCCGGGCTGGCAGCAGTGAGAGTATCGCCGCTTTCATACAGCGCCTTAGTGGATCCAGCAACATCTTCGAGCCTGGGGCTGATGGGGCCCTCG GATTCTTTGGGGCCCTGCTCTCTCTTCTGTGCCAGAACTTTTCCATGGTGGATGTGGTGATGCTTCTTCATGGCCATTTCCAGCCACTGCAGCGGCTTCAGCCCCAGCTGCGATCCTTTTTCCACCAGCACTACTTGGGTGGCCAAGAGCCCACGCCTGGTAACATACGG ACGGCAACCCACACGTTGATCACGGGGCTGGAAGAATATGTGCGGGAGAGTTTT TCTCTGGTGCAGGTTCAGCCTGGTGTGGACATCATCCGGACAAACCTGGAGTTTCTCCAAGAGCAGTTCAACAGCATTGCCGCTCATGTGCTGCACTGCACAG ACAGTGGATTTGGGGCCCGTTTGTTGGAGCTGTGTAACCAGGGCCTGTTTGAATGCCTGGCCCTCAACCTGCACTGCTTGGGGGGACAGCAGATGGAACTGGCTGCAGTCATCAATGGCCGAATT CGTCGCATGTCTCGTGGGGTGAACCCATCCTTGGTGAGCTGGCTGACCACTATGATGGGACTGAGGCTTCAGGTGGTTCTGGAGCACATGCCCGTGGGCCCTGATGCCATCCTCAGATACGTTCGCAGGGTCGGTGATCCCCCCCAG CCCCTTCCTGAGGAGCCAATGGAAGTTCAGGGATCAGAAAGAACTTCCCCTGAGCCTCAG CGGGAGAATGCTTCCCCGGCCCCGGGCACTACGGCAGAAGAGGCCATGTCCCGAGGGCCACCTCCTGCTCCTGAGGGTGGCGGCTCCCGTGACGAGCGGGATGGAGCTTCAGCTGAGACAGAGCCTTGGGCAGCTGCAGTCCCCCCA gagTGGGTTCCGATTATCCAGCAGGACATTCAGAGCCAGCGGAAGGTGAAGCCGCAACCCCCCCTGAGTGATGCCTACCTCAGTGGTATGCCTGCCAAGAGACGTAAG ctccgGGCTGATATACAAAAGCGACTGCAGGAAGACCCCAACTACAGTCCCCAGCGCTTCCCTAATGCCCACCGGGCCTTTGCTGATGATCCCTAG